Proteins from one Meriones unguiculatus strain TT.TT164.6M chromosome 10, Bangor_MerUng_6.1, whole genome shotgun sequence genomic window:
- the LOC110563736 gene encoding 2-Hydroxyacid oxidase 2-like isoform X1, which translates to MPLVCLEDFKAYARQQLSKSYWDYIEGEADEGITRNDNIAAFKRIRLRPRYLRDVSNVDTRTTIQGQEISAPICISPSAYHSIAWSDGERSTARAAQEVNICYITSTYTSCTLEDIVAAAPGGLRWFQLSVQTDWELNKRLVQKAEALGFKALVITVDAPVIGNRRQNMRNQLNMEAKIMLKDLRSPEERNSTITASPSTSFCWDDLSVFQTMTRLPIILKGILTKEDAELAVKHNVQGIYVSNHGGRQLDGVPASIDALTEVVAAVKGKIEVYMDGGVRTGSDVLKALALGARCIFLGRPILWALTCKGEHGVKEVLNILKAELHTSMALSGCRSVAEISSDLIQFYRV; encoded by the exons ATGCCTTTGGTATGTTTGGAAGACTTTAAGGCATATGCACGCCAGCAGCTGTCTAAATCATACTGGGACTATATTGAAGGAGAAGCTGACGAGGGCATCACCCGAAATGACAACATTGCAGCATTTAAAAG AATCCGCCTCCGTCCACGATACCTGAGGGATGTGTCAAATGTAGATACCAGGACCACAATCCAAGGGCAGGAGATCAGTGCCCCCATTTGCATTTCACCCTCAGCTTATCACTCTATTGCCTGGTCGGATGGAGAAAGGAGCACAGCCAGAG CTGCACAGGAGGTCAACATCTGCTACATCACCAGCACTTACACCAGCTGTACCCTGGAGGACATCGTTGCTGCTGCCCCAGGAGGCTTACGGTGGTTCCAGCTCAGTGTGCAGACAGATTGGGAGCTCAACAAACGGCTGGTTCAGAAGGCAGAAGCCTTGGGTTTCAAAGCTTTGGTGATCACTGTAGATGCACCTGTAATTGGCAATAGGAGACAGAACATGCGAAACCAACTGAATATGGAAGCAAAAATAATGCTGAAGGACCTCCGATCACCTGAAGAA AGAAATTCCACAATTACTGCTTCGCCAAGTACATCTTTCTGCTGGGATGATCTCTCCGTGTTTCAGACTATGACTCGGTTGCCCATTATCCTCAAAGGGATTTTGACAAAAGAAGATGCAGAGTTAGCAGTGAAGCACAATGTCCAAGGCATCTATGTTTCCAACCATGGTGGGAGGCAGCTCGACGGGGTTCCTGCTTCA ATTGATGCTCTGACAGAAGTGGTGGCTGCTGTCAAAGGGAAAATTGAAGTGTATATGGATGGTGGGGTGCGAACCGGCAGTGATGTGTTGAAGGCCCTGGCCCTTGGGGCGAGGTGCATTTTCCTTGGGAGACCAATCCTTTGGGCCCTTACCTGCAAG GGTGAACACGGTGTTAAggaagttttaaatattttaaaagcagagtTACACACCTCTATGGCCCTTTCAG GCTGCCGGTCAGTCGCTGAGATCAGTTCAGACCTTATTCAGTTCTACAGAGTATAA
- the LOC110563736 gene encoding 2-Hydroxyacid oxidase 2-like isoform X2: protein MHASSCLNHTGTILKEKLTRASPEMTTLQHLKAAQEVNICYITSTYTSCTLEDIVAAAPGGLRWFQLSVQTDWELNKRLVQKAEALGFKALVITVDAPVIGNRRQNMRNQLNMEAKIMLKDLRSPEERNSTITASPSTSFCWDDLSVFQTMTRLPIILKGILTKEDAELAVKHNVQGIYVSNHGGRQLDGVPASIDALTEVVAAVKGKIEVYMDGGVRTGSDVLKALALGARCIFLGRPILWALTCKGEHGVKEVLNILKAELHTSMALSGCRSVAEISSDLIQFYRV from the exons ATGCACGCCAGCAGCTGTCTAAATCATACTGGGACTATATTGAAGGAGAAGCTGACGAGGGCATCACCCGAAATGACAACATTGCAGCATTTAAAAG CTGCACAGGAGGTCAACATCTGCTACATCACCAGCACTTACACCAGCTGTACCCTGGAGGACATCGTTGCTGCTGCCCCAGGAGGCTTACGGTGGTTCCAGCTCAGTGTGCAGACAGATTGGGAGCTCAACAAACGGCTGGTTCAGAAGGCAGAAGCCTTGGGTTTCAAAGCTTTGGTGATCACTGTAGATGCACCTGTAATTGGCAATAGGAGACAGAACATGCGAAACCAACTGAATATGGAAGCAAAAATAATGCTGAAGGACCTCCGATCACCTGAAGAA AGAAATTCCACAATTACTGCTTCGCCAAGTACATCTTTCTGCTGGGATGATCTCTCCGTGTTTCAGACTATGACTCGGTTGCCCATTATCCTCAAAGGGATTTTGACAAAAGAAGATGCAGAGTTAGCAGTGAAGCACAATGTCCAAGGCATCTATGTTTCCAACCATGGTGGGAGGCAGCTCGACGGGGTTCCTGCTTCA ATTGATGCTCTGACAGAAGTGGTGGCTGCTGTCAAAGGGAAAATTGAAGTGTATATGGATGGTGGGGTGCGAACCGGCAGTGATGTGTTGAAGGCCCTGGCCCTTGGGGCGAGGTGCATTTTCCTTGGGAGACCAATCCTTTGGGCCCTTACCTGCAAG GGTGAACACGGTGTTAAggaagttttaaatattttaaaagcagagtTACACACCTCTATGGCCCTTTCAG GCTGCCGGTCAGTCGCTGAGATCAGTTCAGACCTTATTCAGTTCTACAGAGTATAA